One Arcobacter sp. FWKO B genomic window, ATGTTTTATATCTATACACATATAGACACCGATATAGATATAGAAGAGTTAAGTTTTGATTTAAGAATTAGTAAATTTCATATGCATAGAATTTTTAAAGAAGTATTTGGTAGAAATATATATGAAAGTATCAAATTAATAAGACTTCAGAAAGCTTCAAATTTATTAATAACTAATAATCTATCGACCATATCTAATATTGCAAATTTATGTGGATATAGTTCTCAAACATCGTTTATCAAAGTCTTTAAAAATCGTTTTAATATGACTCCTAAAGAGTGGAGAAATGGAGGATATAAGGTATACTCTTCACAAATTTTAGAACAATCAAAAAAATCTATGGAGTCAAATGCTAATTTCTCACATTTAGAACCAACTATTGTAAAAATGCCAATAATGCATAGTTATTATGTTAGAAATCAAGGGTATGACATAAGTATTAAAAAAACTTGGCAAAAACTCTATACTTGGGTTTTGGGTAATGAGTTCAAGAATTATAAACAAATAGCTCTGTATCATGATAATCCTACAATCACTCCATTGGAGTCTTGCCAATATATAGCATGTATTGTTACTGATGAGCCAATTTTATTAAATAGTAGATTGCCAAAGTTTATTATTTCAGATGGAGTTTATGCAAAATTTGATTTGCAAGGTGTTTATGGAGATGTATTAAAGTTTATTCATTGGGTTTATCATGAATGGCTACCATCTAGTGGTTTTGAAACTACTACAAAGCCATCTTATAGTATTTACAAAAAGAACCATTTTCTATCGGATGATAATAGTTTTGAGTTAAGTTTTTATGTGCCAATAAGATACTAAAATTGGTATAGTAAAACTGCTGTCACACTTGAGTATTGAATGGGGGATTAAGAAAGTTATGGTATAAAACAGATAAGGAATTAGTCGATAAATTAGGTGTTTCTAGGCATACTGTTAGTGCATGGAATGAAAGAAAATCACTTCCTAAGAAAATTTAGCAAATAGTAACTCAAATTGAGTTACATAATGCACTAAAAAACAAAACAGAGATTGAACAAATAAAGTTGTCAGAACAACAAATTGAGATTTTACAAGCTTTTGATGAATTAGATTCTGATGAAAAAGAAATATTCTTTTATGAATTGAAAGCAGCAGCTGCTAAAGCAAGAAAAAGAGCTAAAGAAGTTAATCAAAAATCTTAAAAGTTATAAAATAAAAGGGAAAATATTGAAAGCAAAAATAGAAAAAATTATTAGTAATTGGCTTACTTTTATGGATCTTGAAAAATTGCATAAATTAAGGATAGATAAAAAAGGTAAATCTGGGGTACTGAATGAGCAATTTCTCAACTATGATCAAGTAAAAGAAGAAAATAGTTTTTTATCATTTTCTATCACTCAAAAACAATATGATACATTTATTGATATCTCAAAATATTTTAAATTCTTGACATTGTCCCTAGAAGAAAAAGAAAAATTTATTAAAAATGATGAAATAGATGATAATATTTATATGTCTGCTATTTTGATAGGTGTTGAAGAGAACGATAAAACAAACAATAAAAAATCAAGATATATTTATCCCCTTTTGTCCATACCACTAAAACATTTCCAACTTATTGGTAAAGATTTAAAAATTGAATCAATAAATAAACTGCAAACATACAACATTTTCAAGAATTTTCTAATGGATACTCTATTAATAGATGAGTCAGATATAATTGATGGTGAAAATTTAATTGAATTTTTCTCAAAACTAACTAATACAAATCTTAGACAACACAATTTTCTAGAGATTATTGATTTTGTAACAGAATGGGTTGAACAAAGATTATCAGCAATAGATAGCGATATGAAAGTACATAAAACAGCAAATAAACCAGATTTCTTGATCTCTAAGCTTGATGTAGAAGATTACACCCTATCAATTTATAATGATTTAAAATATAAAAAAGATAATGGATTGGATTTTTTATCAAATAATGAGCTAGTTGCTGATTACTTATTTGGCAAACCAACCAATACATATAATCAAGAATTGCTTCAAGTTTACCACGGTGCATTTGGTTCTCATCAACTTGCAAAAGGACAAGCTATTACTATGCAAAAAGTTGAAAATGAAGATAGGCTTATTTCTGTACAAGGTGCACCAGGAACTGGTAAAACTACTCTTTTATTATCAATTATGGCAAATAGAATTGTAAAAAGAGCTTTGGCAATTATTGACAATAAAGATTTTGATAATTTAATATTGATAACAAGCACTAGTAATAAAGCCGTAGATAATATTAGCGATGAGTTTGCTAAAGAGTTCAAAGACTATAATTGGCTCTATTTTATATGGGGTAATGATAATAAAAGAAATCATTCGTTTAACAGACTTCAACAAACTATAGCATTACTTAAGGATGATAATAATCAACATAATGAAACTAAACTAAAAGGTCTAAAAGCTCAAATATTACAACTAAATAAAGAACTTGATGATGCTCAGGGTGAGTATAAAATGTTACTTGTAAATATCGAAAAAACTCAAGCAGAAATTACCAAAATTAAAAAAGACATATTGATATATGAATCAGATAAATCAAAATATGAAACTCAAAAATCACAAGCACTAAGTCTTATAAAATCAAAGTTTTTAGAACTGCCTATGGATACAAATTCAAATTTGAAATCAATGTTGCCTGATACTGATATAGTTCAAAATTTAAAACAAATCAAAATACAAGAACCTTTTTCATTAACGGTTACAAAATATCAACAAGACTATGACATACTCTCAAAATTATCAACTGAATACAATATAAGTGAAATTACAAATAATAAAATGTTGTTTGATAAATTACATAGCGATATAGATAATTTGCATAGTGATATTAATAACAGCTCATTTATCAATATAATTAAGAATTTATTTGGTAGAAGAACGAGGCTTATTGAAACATTTACAGCATTAAATGAACATTTTGTTAAAAAAGCTTTTTATAATATTGAGATTAAGAACTTAAATGATATATTAAAAATAAAGTCTAAAATTGGTTACTATAAATCAAATATAGATAATACCTCTTTTACAATAGAAGAGTGCAACGAGTTTTTAAATGCATTTAAAATATACGAAACATTTATTGATTTTTATAATGGAAAAGTCAAAGAAATAGAAACTTTTGATACTTCTATAGTTGAAATTATTAGAAATATTGATAGCTTAGTAAATAGATTAAAAAATGCAGATTTGGAACTTATCAATTTTCAAGAATCTTACAATAATAAATATAGTCAAGGATTTTTGGAATACTTCAAAAATCATTTCCAAGAAACAAATAATACTTTATTTAAATTATCATTAGATTATATGTGGC contains:
- a CDS encoding AraC family transcriptional regulator, yielding MKKDTFDKRTKIANDIMFYIYTHIDTDIDIEELSFDLRISKFHMHRIFKEVFGRNIYESIKLIRLQKASNLLITNNLSTISNIANLCGYSSQTSFIKVFKNRFNMTPKEWRNGGYKVYSSQILEQSKKSMESNANFSHLEPTIVKMPIMHSYYVRNQGYDISIKKTWQKLYTWVLGNEFKNYKQIALYHDNPTITPLESCQYIACIVTDEPILLNSRLPKFIISDGVYAKFDLQGVYGDVLKFIHWVYHEWLPSSGFETTTKPSYSIYKKNHFLSDDNSFELSFYVPIRY
- a CDS encoding helix-turn-helix domain-containing protein, which encodes MNGGLRKLWYKTDKELVDKLGVSRHTVSAWNERKSLPKKI
- a CDS encoding AAA domain-containing protein gives rise to the protein MKAKIEKIISNWLTFMDLEKLHKLRIDKKGKSGVLNEQFLNYDQVKEENSFLSFSITQKQYDTFIDISKYFKFLTLSLEEKEKFIKNDEIDDNIYMSAILIGVEENDKTNNKKSRYIYPLLSIPLKHFQLIGKDLKIESINKLQTYNIFKNFLMDTLLIDESDIIDGENLIEFFSKLTNTNLRQHNFLEIIDFVTEWVEQRLSAIDSDMKVHKTANKPDFLISKLDVEDYTLSIYNDLKYKKDNGLDFLSNNELVADYLFGKPTNTYNQELLQVYHGAFGSHQLAKGQAITMQKVENEDRLISVQGAPGTGKTTLLLSIMANRIVKRALAIIDNKDFDNLILITSTSNKAVDNISDEFAKEFKDYNWLYFIWGNDNKRNHSFNRLQQTIALLKDDNNQHNETKLKGLKAQILQLNKELDDAQGEYKMLLVNIEKTQAEITKIKKDILIYESDKSKYETQKSQALSLIKSKFLELPMDTNSNLKSMLPDTDIVQNLKQIKIQEPFSLTVTKYQQDYDILSKLSTEYNISEITNNKMLFDKLHSDIDNLHSDINNSSFINIIKNLFGRRTRLIETFTALNEHFVKKAFYNIEIKNLNDILKIKSKIGYYKSNIDNTSFTIEECNEFLNAFKIYETFIDFYNGKVKEIETFDTSIVEIIRNIDSLVNRLKNADLELINFQESYNNKYSQGFLEYFKNHFQETNNTLFKLSLDYMWQTILLNKKDIIKSLEEWEYSMKTFSNDDRKSEFNNNLEKHKKNVSLVYPFMTSTLSSALSLFYSPKPNIYDYLIVDEAGMIPPHLLFPLITRSKRAIVVGDPKQLEPIISISDTQKEEYKEKLWDYIESDETNRYIEYQKYSPTMSTAYNRAAKCQTVEFDDIGDGIVLDEHRRCLPDIAEIFIDIANYDKLKIKTQPMDAKHQFYESYNSFGGKSLYFSNIEIDAMQDNVNIKEIDHISKLLNILKECGFDLESDIGIITPYRNQASKLISQYKKTINHTRKLEKIGTVHKFQGAEFPVVIFSSVIGKNDSINFINSKPNMLNVAVSRAKTIFIVVGNIELLKKGTYSGKMIKHIIEKGQRI